In one window of Mytilus trossulus isolate FHL-02 chromosome 7, PNRI_Mtr1.1.1.hap1, whole genome shotgun sequence DNA:
- the LOC134726593 gene encoding ankyrin repeat and SOCS box protein 13-like produces KQTTKILDARRQYPLHTAAREGNTERVISLIQQGFSVNHSDPDLVKPLHEACFHGRLQCVKILLENGAEVNARNIDGATPLCDAASSGHINCLELLIANGARVNPVLLLSSPLHEAALRDQWECIDILSKAGANLNASDCHYGTALHIAANQGFINSAEVLLRAGANVNAVKTHSTPLHEAALKQDIDFLGLLLEYGANVYARNNKGLHAIDLISSSTNPSKELLLYWMNTVPKLTYMTRQVIRRQLGQTGLMNIDQLMLPKLLQNYIEHR; encoded by the exons aaacaaaca acaAAAATCCTGGATGCACGTCGTCAATACCCCCTGCATACAGCAGCAAGGGAAGGTAACACAGAAAGAGTGATTTCCCTTATACAACAAGGTTTTAGTGTAAATCACAGTGACCCAGATCTAGTTAAACCATTACATGAGGCATGCTTCCATGGAAGGTTGCAATGTGTGAAAATACTGTTAGAAAATGGTGCAGAG GTAAATGCTAGAAATATAGATGGAGCCACCCCACTATGTGATGCAGCATCCAGTGGTCATATAAACTGTTTAGAATTACTTATAGCTAATGGAGCTCGAGTTAATCCAGTACTATTATTGTCATCACCATTACATGAGGCTGCTCTTAGAG ATCAGTGGGAATGTATAGATATTTTATCAAAAGCTGGTGCGAATCTGAATGCCTCAGACTGTCATTATGGTACTGCATTGCATATAGCAGCCAACCAAGGATTTATCAATAGTGCAGAAGTCTTACTCAGAGCAG GTGCCAATGTCAATGCTGTAAAGACTCATAGTACTCCACTCCATGAAGCAGCCTTAAAACAGGACATAGATTTCTTAGGTTTACTGTTAGAATATGGTGCTAATGTTTATGCCAGGAATAATAAAGGCCTACATGCAATTGATCTTATTTCAAGTTCAACAAATCCATCAAAAGAACTGTTGTTATACTGGATGA ATACAGTTCCCAAATTGACATATATGACTCGACAAGTCATAAGAAGACAGCTGGGGCAAACAGGACTAATGAATATTGATCAGTTGATGTTACCAAAATTACTTCAAAATTACATAGAGCATAG gtaa